The following are encoded together in the Desulfomicrobium apsheronum genome:
- a CDS encoding diaminopimelate epimerase — protein MRALRFYKAVPGGNPTILILDPVEPLERASVARTLMGAGHVQAEQVGFLDLAADPVRLDMMGGEFCGNACRAAAAVMAREQVGLIRTGDDLCGEVMVSGVDRPVALRVAADGGECWVEMPLPEACAEEGKGGVSELEPGIGLVRLPGITHLCLDEELHPFSEDVEQASATLRARYALDAEAVGCIWYRICPACAIKPVVWVRSTASTHYETGCGSGSLALALWLGRGQNFPTDLRVTQPSGGEIGVRVGVDGPGAWIFGPVTLVARGEAFL, from the coding sequence GTGCGTGCACTGCGATTCTACAAGGCCGTTCCGGGCGGCAACCCGACCATCCTGATTCTCGATCCCGTGGAGCCGCTGGAACGGGCTTCGGTGGCCCGCACCCTCATGGGCGCCGGGCACGTGCAGGCCGAACAGGTCGGATTTCTGGATCTTGCGGCCGATCCGGTACGCCTCGACATGATGGGCGGCGAATTCTGCGGCAACGCCTGTCGGGCGGCCGCGGCGGTCATGGCCCGGGAACAGGTGGGGTTGATCCGAACCGGGGATGATTTGTGCGGGGAGGTCATGGTCTCGGGTGTTGACCGGCCGGTGGCGTTGCGGGTCGCTGCTGACGGGGGCGAGTGCTGGGTCGAGATGCCGCTGCCGGAAGCGTGTGCCGAAGAAGGCAAGGGCGGAGTTTCGGAGCTGGAGCCGGGCATCGGGCTGGTGCGTCTGCCGGGCATAACGCATCTGTGTCTTGACGAGGAACTGCACCCGTTTTCCGAGGATGTCGAGCAGGCCAGCGCTACCCTGCGGGCGCGCTACGCTCTGGATGCGGAGGCCGTGGGCTGTATCTGGTACCGGATTTGTCCGGCGTGCGCCATCAAGCCCGTGGTATGGGTGCGTTCCACCGCGTCTACGCATTACGAGACCGGTTGCGGCTCCGGAAGCCTGGCCCTGGCGCTGTGGCTGGGGCGTGGGCAAAATTTTCCCACCGACCTGCGAGTCACGCAGCCCAGCGGCGGCGAGATCGGGGTACGTGTGGGCGTTGACGGCCCCGGCGCCTGGATTTTCGGCCCCGTGACCCTGGTCGCCAGGGGCGAGGCCTTCCTCTAG
- a CDS encoding undecaprenyl-diphosphate phosphatase, whose amino-acid sequence MTSYLNAIILGIVEGLTEFLPVSSTGHLIIAGHLLDFTGPKAETFSIVIQLGAILAVVALYWPTFWGLVRPNERPFSGMRGLVLLFLTSLPAALLGLFAHSAIKEHLFSPVTVAFALAVGAVAILLVERMPAKNQVKGLDAITPTLALGIGCFQCLSLWPGFSRSAATIMGGMILGAERRTAAEYSFVAAVPIMFAATGYDMLKSWRLFSPDDFLILGVGFAVSFVSAWLAVKVFIALLGRLTLRSFAWYRLALAPVVLWIFW is encoded by the coding sequence ATGACATCATACCTGAACGCCATCATCCTGGGCATCGTCGAAGGCCTGACCGAATTTCTGCCCGTCTCCTCCACCGGCCACCTGATCATCGCGGGACACCTGCTCGATTTCACCGGCCCCAAGGCCGAGACCTTCAGCATCGTCATCCAGCTTGGCGCGATACTGGCCGTGGTCGCCCTCTACTGGCCGACCTTCTGGGGCCTTGTGCGCCCCAACGAGCGTCCTTTCAGCGGCATGCGCGGCCTGGTCCTGCTTTTTCTGACCTCGCTGCCGGCGGCATTGCTCGGGCTCTTCGCCCACTCGGCCATCAAGGAACATCTTTTTTCCCCGGTCACCGTGGCCTTTGCCCTGGCGGTCGGGGCCGTGGCCATTCTCTTGGTTGAAAGAATGCCCGCCAAAAACCAGGTCAAAGGACTCGACGCGATAACCCCGACCCTGGCCCTGGGTATCGGCTGCTTTCAGTGCCTGTCCCTGTGGCCCGGTTTTTCGCGTTCCGCCGCGACGATCATGGGCGGCATGATCCTGGGCGCCGAGCGCCGCACCGCCGCCGAGTACTCCTTTGTCGCCGCCGTGCCCATCATGTTCGCAGCCACGGGCTACGACATGCTCAAGAGCTGGCGGCTGTTCAGTCCTGACGACTTTCTGATCCTGGGCGTCGGCTTTGCCGTGTCCTTCGTGTCGGCCTGGCTCGCGGTCAAAGTCTTCATCGCGTTGCTGGGACGCCTGACCCTGCGCTCCTTCGCCTGGTATCGCCTGGCCCTCGCTCCGGTGGTGCTCTGGATCTTCTGGTGA
- a CDS encoding class IV adenylate cyclase has product MSIEHEAKFRLGDCRDMEPRLRKLGRLRTPWHFESNTVYDRDGELAASGRLLRLRRALTSTLTFKEPAPGAGTSGVKSRIERESDIADPRAMDSILRGLGYAPRLRYEKFRSVWELPQGLVFLDILPFGHFLEIEARPDCIGTIAQEMGLDPGHAMDKSYHSLHQSWRRQQGLPPMEDFVFDEAEHHRLTTSLGCIARPQGEYNAD; this is encoded by the coding sequence GTGAGCATCGAACACGAGGCCAAATTCAGGCTCGGCGACTGCCGGGACATGGAGCCCCGTCTGCGAAAGCTTGGCCGCCTGCGCACGCCATGGCATTTCGAGTCCAACACCGTTTACGACCGAGACGGCGAACTGGCCGCATCCGGACGCCTGCTGCGCCTGCGCCGCGCCCTGACCTCGACCCTGACCTTCAAGGAACCCGCGCCCGGCGCCGGGACCAGCGGAGTCAAGAGCCGCATCGAACGGGAAAGCGACATCGCCGACCCGCGCGCCATGGACTCCATACTGCGCGGGCTTGGCTATGCGCCGCGCCTGCGCTACGAAAAATTCCGCTCCGTGTGGGAACTCCCGCAGGGCCTTGTCTTTCTGGACATCCTGCCCTTCGGCCATTTTCTTGAAATCGAGGCGCGTCCCGATTGCATCGGAACCATCGCGCAGGAGATGGGCCTCGATCCCGGCCACGCCATGGACAAAAGCTACCACAGCCTGCACCAGTCCTGGCGCAGACAACAAGGCCTTCCCCCCATGGAGGATTTCGTCTTCGACGAAGCCGAACACCACCGACTGACCACCAGCCTGGGCTGCATCGCCCGGCCTCAAGGAGAATACAATGCTGACTGA
- a CDS encoding aminopeptidase yields the protein MLTDIQLEKYAKVLFWGMQKARVTPFAPGDIVLVRTDLAALPLAEKMQALILAQGLNPVLRMSPPSALEKGYFSLAEQEQLSFVVPGDRELYERLGGLISLLAPDSITHLRDIPPTKIVTFSLARKYLRDILDKREATRQFGWTLCLMPTPALAENAGLTPEDYAAQIIRASYLDEADPVATWEGIFRQAHGVKAWLNDMDVDYYHVQSASTDLKVHPGESRCWIGISGHNIPSFELFISPDCRLTEGTYHADQPSYRSGNLVSGVTLEFSNGMARVVKADQGEGFVRSQLEMDPGACRLGEFSLTDKRFSPINAFMAHTLFDENFGGDHGNCHVAVGASYADTYAGDPTELTDERKKELGFNDSALHWDLVNTEPKKVTAFLRDGKKTVIYEDGMFTMPDLA from the coding sequence ATGCTGACTGATATCCAGCTCGAAAAATACGCGAAAGTCCTTTTCTGGGGCATGCAGAAAGCCCGTGTCACACCATTTGCCCCGGGAGACATAGTCCTTGTCCGCACGGACCTTGCGGCCCTGCCCCTGGCCGAAAAGATGCAGGCCCTGATCCTTGCGCAGGGGCTCAACCCCGTGCTGCGCATGAGCCCACCGAGCGCGCTGGAGAAAGGCTATTTCAGCCTCGCCGAACAGGAGCAGCTCTCCTTTGTGGTCCCCGGGGACCGCGAGCTCTATGAACGCCTCGGCGGCCTGATTTCCCTGCTTGCCCCGGACTCCATCACGCACCTCCGGGACATCCCGCCGACCAAGATCGTCACCTTCTCCCTGGCCCGCAAATATCTGCGCGACATCCTGGACAAACGCGAGGCCACCCGCCAGTTCGGGTGGACGCTCTGCCTCATGCCCACCCCGGCCCTGGCCGAAAACGCAGGGCTCACCCCCGAGGATTACGCGGCCCAGATCATCCGCGCCTCCTACCTGGACGAGGCCGATCCCGTAGCCACCTGGGAGGGGATTTTCCGTCAGGCCCACGGCGTCAAGGCATGGCTCAACGACATGGACGTGGACTACTACCACGTGCAGTCCGCATCCACGGACCTAAAAGTCCATCCCGGCGAGTCCCGCTGCTGGATCGGCATCTCGGGCCACAACATCCCCAGCTTCGAGCTGTTCATCTCTCCGGACTGCCGCCTGACCGAGGGCACCTACCACGCCGACCAGCCCTCCTACCGCAGCGGCAATCTGGTCAGCGGCGTGACCCTGGAATTTTCCAACGGCATGGCCCGGGTGGTCAAGGCGGATCAGGGTGAAGGGTTCGTGCGCTCGCAGCTGGAAATGGACCCCGGCGCGTGCAGGCTCGGGGAATTTTCGCTGACCGACAAGCGCTTTTCACCCATCAACGCCTTCATGGCGCACACGCTTTTCGACGAGAACTTCGGCGGAGACCACGGCAACTGCCATGTCGCGGTGGGAGCATCCTATGCCGACACCTACGCAGGAGACCCGACGGAACTGACGGATGAACGCAAAAAGGAACTGGGTTTCAACGATTCGGCCCTGCATTGGGATCTGGTAAACACCGAACCGAAAAAAGTGACCGCTTTCCTGCGGGATGGCAAGAAAACGGTCATTTACGAGGATGGCATGTTCACCATGCCCGACTTGGCCTGA
- a CDS encoding Hpt domain-containing protein — protein MSNIPLLSIEETLERMSGDRDLLTSLFQLYMDDAPRKLHSLDEYASQGDFYQVERTAHSLKGASATVGAARLCQLAAELEQAAKAGSQAQMALLRSELVLACDQTLESMREFCAGA, from the coding sequence TTGTCAAACATACCGCTACTTTCCATTGAAGAGACGCTGGAGCGCATGTCCGGGGACCGGGACCTTCTGACCAGTCTTTTTCAGCTCTACATGGATGACGCTCCCCGAAAACTCCACAGTCTGGACGAGTACGCAAGTCAAGGCGACTTCTATCAGGTCGAGCGCACCGCGCATTCCCTGAAGGGCGCTTCGGCCACAGTGGGGGCGGCCCGGCTCTGTCAGCTCGCCGCCGAGCTGGAGCAGGCCGCCAAGGCCGGATCGCAGGCGCAGATGGCTCTTTTGCGTTCAGAGCTGGTCCTGGCCTGCGACCAGACCCTTGAATCCATGCGCGAGTTCTGCGCCGGAGCCTGA
- a CDS encoding metal-dependent transcriptional regulator: protein MDHMSSNLEDYLEVIFSLESLNSEARAKDIADAMGVQRASVTNALQKLSQRGLINYQPYSSVTLTPEGFRTATRIVHRHKVLYDFLHTFLQIRPEVAEDTACKLEHHIDDESLETLTKFARFIMTCPRTGKDWLEAFTRSCNERGTCTNCAECIKSCLDRLDDKCLDSSEPRSKTS from the coding sequence ATGGACCACATGTCCTCCAATCTGGAAGACTATCTCGAAGTCATATTTTCCCTGGAATCGCTCAATTCCGAGGCCAGGGCCAAGGATATCGCGGACGCCATGGGTGTGCAGAGGGCTTCCGTCACCAACGCGCTACAAAAACTCTCCCAGCGCGGGCTGATCAATTACCAGCCGTATAGTTCGGTGACCCTTACTCCCGAGGGATTCCGCACCGCCACCCGCATCGTGCACCGCCACAAGGTACTCTACGACTTCCTGCACACCTTCCTGCAGATCCGTCCCGAAGTGGCGGAGGACACGGCCTGCAAACTCGAACACCACATCGACGACGAGAGCCTGGAGACCCTGACCAAGTTCGCCCGCTTCATCATGACCTGCCCGCGCACGGGCAAGGACTGGCTGGAGGCGTTCACCCGATCCTGCAACGAACGCGGAACGTGCACCAACTGCGCCGAATGCATCAAGTCCTGTCTTGACCGACTGGACGACAAATGTCTGGACAGTTCCGAGCCGCGTTCGAAAACATCCTGA
- a CDS encoding FeoA family protein: MPTIVNLREMRVDQHGIIRTIGAQGELGRRIRDMGLVPGTEITVIGRAPLKDPVALRLKGFTLTLRNSEADFITVELPDAELV, encoded by the coding sequence GTGCCTACCATTGTCAATTTGCGTGAAATGCGCGTGGATCAACACGGCATCATAAGGACCATCGGCGCGCAAGGAGAGCTTGGCCGCCGTATCCGCGACATGGGCCTTGTTCCCGGCACGGAAATCACCGTCATCGGCCGGGCTCCGCTCAAAGACCCCGTGGCCCTGCGGCTCAAGGGCTTCACCCTGACCCTGCGCAACAGCGAAGCCGATTTCATCACCGTCGAACTCCCGGATGCCGAACTTGTCTGA
- the feoB gene encoding ferrous iron transport protein B — protein MPNLSEPVIATIALAGNPNAGKTTLFNSLTGSRQHVGNYPGITVEKKEGYVDTPHGLTRVVDLPGTYSLTAYSQEELVARDFLIHERPQGVINVLDATSLERNLYLTVQFLEIGIPVTVALNMVDALEAKGMRIDSDRLASLMNVPVVRTVARSDKGVREALDAAMNHPQKAWQPLHISYGPDLDPVLKEMTDLIEARDFLTQTYPPRWLALKFLENDLVVRQLFEADSELHRDMRDMADNVARHCEKTLKTQPEFIVADYRYGYISSILRQGVLTIQPDLQGRADLSDKIDSVLTHQLAGPIIMLGILYGLFSVTFAIGQVPMGWVESFFEWLSSLAMQMPPGLTRSLVVDGIIAGVGGVLGFVPLILIMFLGITFLEDSGYMARMAYMLDRVFRIFGLHGSSVVPFIISGGIPGGCAVPGVMAARTLRSPKEKLATLLTAPFMVCGAKVPVFILLAAAFFPEHGARVMFLITLVGWAAALVVAKMLRSSVIRGPSTPFVMELPPYRMPTTMGMILHTWERGWQYIKKAGTVILAISVLIWAMMTFPALSPEAAAPIESQIQTLERRLATEPIEEIRLALQNDISELNLHIKEETLANSLAGRLGRAIEPVTAWAGFDWRTNIALVGGIAAKEVIVSTLATAHALSDDEAQAFSARIASAPSWNTSVAVSLMIFVLLYSPCFVTVVAIAREASWGWAVFSVVFNTGFAFVLAVATYQLGMRMGW, from the coding sequence ATGCCGAACTTGTCTGAACCCGTCATTGCAACCATCGCCCTGGCCGGCAACCCCAATGCAGGCAAGACCACCCTTTTTAACTCCCTGACCGGCTCGCGGCAGCATGTCGGAAATTATCCGGGCATCACCGTGGAGAAGAAGGAAGGGTATGTCGACACCCCGCACGGCCTGACCCGCGTGGTGGACCTGCCCGGCACCTATTCCCTGACCGCCTATTCCCAGGAAGAGCTCGTGGCCCGGGATTTTCTCATCCACGAGCGGCCCCAGGGCGTCATAAACGTCCTCGACGCCACCAGCCTGGAGCGCAACCTGTACCTGACCGTGCAGTTCCTGGAGATCGGCATCCCCGTGACCGTGGCCCTGAACATGGTCGACGCCCTGGAAGCCAAGGGCATGCGCATCGACTCGGACCGTCTGGCCAGCCTCATGAACGTACCGGTCGTGCGCACCGTAGCGCGTTCCGACAAGGGTGTCCGCGAAGCCCTGGACGCGGCCATGAACCACCCGCAAAAAGCCTGGCAGCCGCTGCACATCTCCTACGGGCCGGACCTTGACCCCGTGCTCAAGGAAATGACGGACCTGATCGAAGCCCGGGATTTTCTGACCCAGACCTACCCCCCGCGCTGGTTGGCGCTCAAATTTCTGGAAAACGACCTGGTCGTGCGCCAGCTTTTCGAGGCCGATTCCGAGTTGCACCGGGACATGCGCGACATGGCCGACAATGTCGCCCGGCACTGCGAGAAGACGCTCAAGACCCAGCCTGAATTCATTGTCGCCGACTACCGCTACGGCTACATATCATCCATATTGCGCCAGGGCGTGCTGACCATCCAGCCCGACCTGCAGGGCCGCGCTGACCTGTCGGACAAGATCGACAGCGTCCTGACCCATCAACTGGCAGGGCCGATCATCATGCTCGGCATCCTCTACGGCCTCTTCAGCGTGACCTTCGCCATCGGCCAGGTGCCCATGGGCTGGGTCGAATCCTTTTTCGAATGGCTCTCCTCCCTGGCCATGCAGATGCCCCCGGGTCTGACCAGATCGCTGGTCGTGGACGGGATCATCGCTGGTGTCGGCGGCGTGCTGGGTTTTGTCCCGCTCATCCTGATCATGTTCCTTGGCATCACTTTTCTCGAGGATTCCGGATACATGGCGCGCATGGCCTACATGCTGGACCGGGTCTTTCGCATCTTCGGGCTGCACGGCAGCTCGGTGGTGCCCTTCATCATCTCTGGAGGCATTCCCGGAGGCTGCGCCGTGCCCGGCGTCATGGCCGCGCGCACCCTGCGCAGCCCCAAGGAGAAGCTAGCCACGCTCCTGACCGCCCCCTTCATGGTCTGCGGCGCCAAGGTGCCCGTCTTCATCCTGCTCGCGGCGGCCTTCTTTCCGGAACATGGAGCCCGGGTCATGTTCCTGATCACCCTAGTCGGCTGGGCCGCGGCCCTCGTGGTGGCCAAGATGCTGCGATCGTCCGTCATTCGCGGACCGTCCACGCCCTTTGTCATGGAACTTCCGCCCTACCGCATGCCCACGACCATGGGCATGATCCTGCACACCTGGGAGCGCGGCTGGCAGTATATCAAAAAGGCAGGAACGGTGATCCTGGCCATCTCGGTCCTGATCTGGGCCATGATGACCTTTCCGGCCCTCTCTCCGGAAGCGGCCGCACCCATCGAGTCCCAGATCCAGACCCTGGAGCGGCGTCTGGCTACGGAACCGATTGAGGAAATCCGTCTGGCACTGCAAAACGACATTTCGGAACTGAACCTGCACATCAAGGAAGAGACCCTGGCCAACTCCCTGGCCGGACGCCTTGGACGCGCCATCGAGCCCGTCACGGCCTGGGCCGGGTTCGACTGGCGGACCAATATTGCCCTGGTGGGAGGAATCGCGGCCAAGGAGGTCATCGTCTCCACCCTGGCCACGGCCCACGCCCTGAGCGACGACGAGGCGCAGGCCTTCTCCGCGCGCATCGCCTCGGCTCCAAGCTGGAACACCAGTGTGGCGGTGAGCCTCATGATCTTCGTGCTGCTTTATTCCCCCTGCTTCGTGACCGTGGTCGCCATCGCCCGCGAGGCTTCGTGGGGCTGGGCCGTTTTCAGCGTCGTTTTCAACACGGGCTTTGCCTTTGTCCTGGCTGTGGCCACGTATCAGCTCGGCATGAGGATGGGGTGGTAA
- a CDS encoding FeoA family protein: MFFCKLKDTANGVRTLCDLKDGEKAVVRCLVKSQGCHLSKLAAMGITPGTQIEMISNASGPLMVLVRSSRLCLCRSLGKSIVVE, from the coding sequence ATGTTTTTCTGCAAACTCAAAGACACGGCAAACGGGGTGCGCACCCTCTGCGACCTCAAGGACGGCGAAAAGGCGGTGGTCCGCTGCCTGGTCAAGTCACAGGGCTGCCACCTCAGCAAGCTCGCGGCCATGGGCATAACTCCGGGCACGCAGATCGAGATGATCTCCAACGCAAGCGGCCCCCTCATGGTGCTGGTCCGCTCATCGCGCCTGTGCCTGTGCCGCAGCCTGGGCAAGTCCATCGTGGTGGAATGA
- a CDS encoding TIGR04283 family arsenosugar biosynthesis glycosyltransferase, producing MKISVVIPVYREEGIVAFLEDLLRRTQIERTSDEVEITVVDGAPEADTLARIGDMPVSRLSSPPGRGAQLNRGALASGGEVLLFLHADTILPENAFSLIRQTLHDKSVSGGAFSLSYVPRTPGLSFITALANLRSRRTRVPYGDQAIFVRRSVFEELNGLLPIPIMEDLEFMTRLRRHGHNIRILAMPVRTSARRQLHEGILRCTLRNLCLRLLYHCGIPPRILAGLYRRHGG from the coding sequence ATGAAGATCTCCGTCGTCATTCCGGTCTACCGCGAAGAGGGCATCGTGGCCTTTCTGGAAGACCTCCTGCGACGGACACAGATCGAACGGACAAGCGACGAAGTCGAAATAACGGTCGTCGACGGCGCGCCCGAAGCCGACACCCTGGCCCGTATCGGCGACATGCCCGTATCACGGCTGTCCTCCCCGCCCGGCCGGGGAGCGCAGCTCAACCGAGGGGCTTTGGCCTCCGGGGGCGAAGTCCTGCTTTTCCTGCATGCCGACACCATCCTGCCCGAAAACGCCTTCAGCCTCATCCGCCAGACCCTGCACGACAAATCCGTCTCCGGCGGAGCCTTCAGCCTGAGCTATGTCCCCCGCACGCCAGGACTGTCCTTCATCACCGCGCTGGCCAACCTGCGCTCACGGCGCACTCGCGTGCCCTACGGAGATCAGGCCATCTTCGTGCGCCGCAGCGTTTTCGAGGAGCTGAACGGACTTTTGCCAATACCGATCATGGAAGACCTCGAATTCATGACCCGCCTGCGCAGACACGGACACAATATCCGCATCCTGGCCATGCCGGTGCGCACCTCGGCCCGGCGTCAACTGCATGAGGGCATCCTGCGCTGCACCCTGCGCAACCTCTGCCTGCGCCTGCTCTACCACTGCGGAATTCCGCCACGAATCCTGGCCGGTCTGTACCGCAGGCACGGAGGTTAA
- a CDS encoding TIGR04282 family arsenosugar biosynthesis glycosyltransferase, giving the protein MRVLVFTKYPQPGRVKTRLARTVGAQLAASLQEAFIHDELHMLAELGASVTLCCDPFRPLADYERLFGPNLRYMAQQGADLGERMLHALHAALLESDGAVLIGSDLPDLPASHLTEAFAALKSTQVCLGPATDGGFYLLGLREPLPSGIFEGVNWSSELVLKRTLDNCRAKGLTHHLLPPWPDVDTAHDLAAYAARNRNKETRSMDLIRSLGLPEEAWKT; this is encoded by the coding sequence GTGCGCGTACTCGTCTTCACCAAATATCCGCAGCCAGGCCGGGTCAAGACCAGGCTGGCCCGGACAGTGGGGGCACAGCTTGCCGCGAGCCTGCAGGAAGCGTTCATCCACGATGAACTGCACATGCTGGCCGAGCTTGGCGCAAGCGTGACCCTGTGCTGCGACCCTTTTCGCCCCCTGGCCGACTACGAGCGCCTGTTCGGCCCGAATTTGCGCTACATGGCGCAACAGGGCGCGGATCTTGGGGAGCGCATGCTCCACGCCCTGCACGCGGCTCTGCTGGAAAGCGACGGCGCGGTGCTCATTGGAAGCGACCTGCCCGATCTTCCGGCATCGCACCTGACAGAGGCCTTCGCAGCCCTGAAGAGCACGCAGGTTTGCCTTGGTCCGGCCACCGACGGAGGATTCTACCTTCTCGGCCTGCGAGAGCCTCTGCCTTCCGGCATTTTCGAGGGAGTGAACTGGAGCAGTGAACTGGTCCTGAAGCGAACCCTGGACAACTGCCGCGCCAAAGGTCTGACCCACCATCTCCTGCCGCCCTGGCCGGACGTGGACACCGCCCACGATCTGGCCGCCTATGCCGCCCGCAACCGAAACAAAGAGACCCGCTCCATGGACCTCATCCGCAGCCTGGGATTGCCGGAGGAAGCATGGAAGACCTGA
- a CDS encoding phosphotransferase family protein has protein sequence MEDLIRSFLVDHDWVQDAPKVSFLAAGEYNQNFLVQSGDTRLVFRINRGSQLGLADQIGYEFKVLQYIEPSGVTPRPLRVHPDPRPFGGGVMLMQHLPGEALVYERDLARAANIFARIHALPPCPDLLIQEDPIAAIASESLALINRYPDHALTKQRGKLLDYHQHIVRLGEDNRALFAADRLCVVNTEVNSGNFLISPGSAYLVDWEKAVISSRHQDLGHFLSPTTTLWKTETILTQEQKDKFLKAYHRHLTDPPALEELMRLGRIMEQVIILRGLSWCFMAHHEYTHAAKPLTDALTRRKIELYMRDLDRIIASAP, from the coding sequence ATGGAAGACCTGATCCGCTCCTTTCTTGTCGATCACGACTGGGTGCAGGATGCGCCGAAAGTCAGCTTCCTGGCCGCCGGCGAGTACAATCAGAATTTTCTGGTGCAAAGCGGAGACACGCGCCTCGTCTTTCGCATCAATCGTGGCAGCCAGCTCGGTCTTGCCGATCAAATCGGATATGAATTCAAGGTTTTGCAGTACATCGAGCCCTCCGGAGTGACACCGCGCCCCCTGCGTGTGCATCCGGATCCCCGTCCTTTCGGGGGCGGCGTCATGCTCATGCAGCATCTGCCCGGAGAAGCACTGGTCTACGAACGCGACCTCGCGCGCGCGGCGAACATCTTCGCCCGCATCCACGCCCTGCCGCCCTGCCCGGATTTGCTGATCCAGGAGGACCCCATCGCGGCCATCGCCTCGGAGAGCCTGGCGCTCATAAACCGCTATCCTGATCACGCCCTGACCAAGCAGCGCGGCAAACTGCTTGACTATCACCAGCACATCGTACGCCTGGGCGAGGACAACCGCGCCCTCTTCGCGGCCGATCGTCTTTGCGTGGTCAACACGGAAGTCAACTCCGGGAATTTCCTGATCTCCCCGGGGAGTGCGTATCTGGTGGACTGGGAAAAGGCCGTGATCTCCAGTCGCCACCAGGATCTGGGCCATTTTCTGTCGCCCACGACCACCCTGTGGAAAACCGAGACGATCCTCACCCAGGAACAGAAGGACAAGTTCCTGAAAGCCTATCACCGCCATCTGACTGATCCTCCGGCCCTCGAAGAACTCATGCGCCTCGGCCGGATCATGGAGCAGGTCATCATCCTGCGCGGCCTGTCCTGGTGCTTCATGGCGCACCACGAGTACACTCATGCCGCCAAGCCCCTGACCGATGCCCTGACCCGAAGAAAAATCGAGCTCTACATGCGCGACCTCGATCGAATCATCGCTTCCGCTCCTTGA
- a CDS encoding translation initiation factor — MSRDSFKTVYSTEKPTCRKCGRVDCVCGQTRPPAQGPVRVGRETKGRKGAGVTVVTGLTLPETELKALLSDCKKRLGCGGTLRNGVLEFQGEHRDTLLAFLKDRGIAAKKSGS, encoded by the coding sequence ATGTCCCGCGATTCCTTCAAAACCGTCTACTCCACGGAAAAACCGACATGCCGCAAATGCGGACGTGTGGACTGCGTCTGCGGCCAGACCCGGCCTCCGGCCCAGGGTCCGGTACGGGTCGGCCGGGAAACAAAAGGCCGCAAGGGCGCGGGAGTCACGGTCGTGACCGGACTTACCCTGCCTGAAACAGAGCTCAAGGCGCTGCTGTCGGACTGCAAGAAGCGCCTGGGCTGCGGCGGCACTCTGCGGAACGGAGTCCTGGAATTCCAGGGAGAGCACCGCGACACCCTGCTGGCCTTTTTGAAAGATCGCGGCATCGCCGCCAAGAAGTCGGGGAGCTGA